TTCGAGGACAGCACCGAGGACCTGTACACCTATCTGATGATGGCAGGCGGCCCCGGCGCCGATGCTGAGCGCGTGCGCGTCTATGCGGAGCAGGCGGCGGCCCACTTCGACTGGCTGGAGGCCCAGGGCGTGCCCTTCAAGGGCACCTACCTGCCCGGCAAGTGGATCGAGCCCACCACCGACGACACCCTGCTGTGGTCGGGCAGCGAGGCGGCGTGGCCCTTCAGCGCCCGGGCGAAGCCGGCGCCGCGTGGCCACACCGCCCAATTCAAGGGCTGGGGCGGCGGCAAGGTGCTGATGGAGAAGCTGTGCGCGCGCGCCGAAGCCGTGGGCGCGATCGTGCACTGCAACGCGCGCGCGCTGAGCCTGATCGTGGACCACGCCCAGGGCGTGGTCGGCGTGATCGTGCGCATCGAGGGCGAGGAGAAGTTCGTGCGCGCACGCAAGGGCGTGCTGCTGTGCGCCGGCGGCTTCATCGTCAATCGCGACATGGTGGCGCGCTTCGCACCCGGGGCGCTCGCCTGCACCGAGGTCGTCTCCGGCGGCAACGACGACGGCTCGGGCATCCGCATGGGCATGAGCGTGGGCGGCGCCACGATACACATGGACCAGTTCTTTGCCACCATCCCCTTCTTCCCGCCCGAGTCGCTGGTGAAGGGCATCTTCGTCAATGCGCGCGGCGAACGCTTCATCAACGAGGACGCCTACCACGGGCGCGTCGGCCACTACGTGCTGCGCCAGCCCGAGGGCAAGGCCTGGCTGCTGGTCGACAACGAGATCTTCGGCCGTCCGGTGATCGAGCCCGACATCGAGGTGGCCGCGGTGGGCGAGACCTGGGAAGAGGTGGAGCAGGAGCTCGGCCTGCCTGCGGGCAGCCTGGTGCATACCGTCACCGAGTTCAACCGCCATGCCGCAGAGGGCGAGGACCCGCTGTTCCACAAGGCGGCGAACTGGCTGCGTCCGCTCACCGAGGCGCCCTTCGCTGCGCTGAGCTACTGCATCGGCGAGCTCAAGGCGCACGCCTTCACCATGGGCGGCCTGCACACGCGGCCCAGCGGCGAGGTGCTCGACGCCGACGGCCAGCCGATCGCCGGCCTCTACGCCGCCGGCCGCACGGCCTGCGGCCTGCCGCGCTGGGGCGAGGGCTACAGCTCGGGCATGTCGCTCGGCGATTCCACCTTCTTCGGCCGCGAGGCCGGGCGGGCCGCCGCCCGGCGCTGAAGGCGGCTCGCGACAGGGCGCCGAAAGCGAGAACGCCGCGCTCACCCCTCGGGGTGGCGCGGCGTTTTTCATCGCAGCGGGCGCGCACGCGCAGCGGGCCGCGCCGCCCCGAAGGCGGCGCCCCGGCTGCGTGCGAGGCTCAGGGCGTGACCTGCGCCTCCATCATCGCCAGGAAGTGCTCGGAGTACGGCGGCAGCAGGCCCCACTCCCGACGCGGGTCGTAGGCCGGCGCCTTGAACACCGTGCGCGTGTGGCTGAACTCGAGGAAACCTTCGCGGCCGTGGTAGTGCCCCATGCCGGAATCGCCCACGCCACCGAAGGGCGCATCCTCCATCGCGGCGTGGAACATCGCCTCGTTGATCGTGACCCCGCCCGACAGCGTGTGCTCGAGCACGCGCTGCTGCTCGGCTTCGTCCTCGCCGAAGTAGTACAGCGCGAGCGGGCGCGGACGGGAATTGATGTCGGCGATCACAGCATCGATCGTCTCAAAGGGCTTGACCACCACCGCCGGCCCGAAGATCTCCTCCTGCATGATCTTCGCGCCCTGCGGCGGGTCGATAACGATGGAGAGCGGACGCCGGCGGCCTGCCGCATCGGCGGCAAGCGGCGCCGGTGCGCACTCGACGCGCGCGCCGGCCTGGACGGCATCGCTCACGTAGGACTCGACGCGCGCCAGGTGGCGATCGTTCACCACCGCCACCATGTCCGGGTTGCCCGCGACGCTCGGGAACAGCTCGCCGAAGCTGCGCTTGAGCGCGGCGACGAAGGCCTCGAGCTGCTCACGGGCCACGTAGACGACGTCCGGATTCACGCACAGCTGGCCGCCGTTGCTCGCCTTCGCCGCGGCGATGCGGAAGGCCGCGGTCGCCAGGTCGGCGCTGCGGGCGACGATGGTGGGTGACTTGCCACCCAATTCGAGTGTCACCGGCACCAGGTTCTGCGACGCGTTGCGCATCACCGCCTTGCCCACCTGTGTGCTGCCGGTGAACACGATGTGATCGAAAGGCTGCGCGGTGAAGACTTCGCCCATGTCCGGGCCGCCGGTGACGACGCCGACCTCGAGCGGATCGAACATGTCGACCACCGCCTCGGCCACCACCTGAGCGGTGCGCGACACCACCTCGGAGGGCTTGAGGATGGCGCGGTTGCCGGCGGCGAGCGCGCTGGCGAGCGGGCTGAACAGCGTGAACAACGGCGCGTTCCAGGTGCCGATGATGCCCACCGTGCCCTTGGGCTGGTACATGACCCAGGCCTGGGCGCCGAGCTGGTCGTAGGGCGGGAACGGCGTGCGCGGCTCGCTCGCCATCCAGGGCTCGAAGTGATCGCGCGCGTACTTGAGCGAGGTCAGCGAGCCGAGCACGTCGTTCATCAGCGAGTAGCCCCTGGGGCGCCCGCCAAAGTCCGCGTCCATCGCCTCGACCAGAGGCTTGTGGTACTTCACCAGCAGGTCGATCGCGGTCTGGATGCGGCGCTTGCGCTCGGCGGCACTGACCGCACCGGCGGCATTGAAGGCCTGGCGCTGTTGCTGGAGCAGGCCAGCGAGGCCTGCAGCGGTGGTGATGATCTCTTTCGTCACGGGGATCGCTCCGGGTTGCGGGACAGAATTGCAGACACCTGCATGCTGTCGCGACCTTACCCCGAGCGCCAGGAATACGCGTCGTCCGATCGGACGAGCGCGACGCCCGTCATGCGCAGAAACGCTAGTCCGTTGGGACGATGACCCTCGGCCCCGCCGAAATCCATACTCGATGCCATCACCCTTCCGGTCCTGCGAGACAGAACATGACGACGCAAACGGGCTTCGACCCCCAGGCATTCCGCGCGGCGCTCGGCACCTTCACCACCGGCGTCACCATCATCACGACCCGGGCTGCAGATGGCGAGGCCATCGGCATCACCGCCAACAGCTTCAACTCGGTCTCGCTCAACCCTCCGCTCGTGCTGTGGAGCCTGGCGAAGAACGCGCGCAGCCTGGCGGCCTTCTCGACCGCCAAGCACTGGAACGTGCACGTGCTGTCGGCCG
This region of Thauera sp. JM12B12 genomic DNA includes:
- a CDS encoding FAD-dependent oxidoreductase, encoding MSTTTPTPSSPQASPRHSPARACRVEDVPRWDIETDVAVIGFGAAGSCAAIEARAAGAEVHVFEVAAAPGGSASWSGGEVYVGGSGGTRVQREHGFEDSTEDLYTYLMMAGGPGADAERVRVYAEQAAAHFDWLEAQGVPFKGTYLPGKWIEPTTDDTLLWSGSEAAWPFSARAKPAPRGHTAQFKGWGGGKVLMEKLCARAEAVGAIVHCNARALSLIVDHAQGVVGVIVRIEGEEKFVRARKGVLLCAGGFIVNRDMVARFAPGALACTEVVSGGNDDGSGIRMGMSVGGATIHMDQFFATIPFFPPESLVKGIFVNARGERFINEDAYHGRVGHYVLRQPEGKAWLLVDNEIFGRPVIEPDIEVAAVGETWEEVEQELGLPAGSLVHTVTEFNRHAAEGEDPLFHKAANWLRPLTEAPFAALSYCIGELKAHAFTMGGLHTRPSGEVLDADGQPIAGLYAAGRTACGLPRWGEGYSSGMSLGDSTFFGREAGRAAARR
- a CDS encoding aldehyde dehydrogenase family protein, coding for MTKEIITTAAGLAGLLQQQRQAFNAAGAVSAAERKRRIQTAIDLLVKYHKPLVEAMDADFGGRPRGYSLMNDVLGSLTSLKYARDHFEPWMASEPRTPFPPYDQLGAQAWVMYQPKGTVGIIGTWNAPLFTLFSPLASALAAGNRAILKPSEVVSRTAQVVAEAVVDMFDPLEVGVVTGGPDMGEVFTAQPFDHIVFTGSTQVGKAVMRNASQNLVPVTLELGGKSPTIVARSADLATAAFRIAAAKASNGGQLCVNPDVVYVAREQLEAFVAALKRSFGELFPSVAGNPDMVAVVNDRHLARVESYVSDAVQAGARVECAPAPLAADAAGRRRPLSIVIDPPQGAKIMQEEIFGPAVVVKPFETIDAVIADINSRPRPLALYYFGEDEAEQQRVLEHTLSGGVTINEAMFHAAMEDAPFGGVGDSGMGHYHGREGFLEFSHTRTVFKAPAYDPRREWGLLPPYSEHFLAMMEAQVTP